A DNA window from Bacteroides cellulosilyticus contains the following coding sequences:
- a CDS encoding translation initiation factor: protein MKNNDWKERLNVVYSTNPDYSYEMEDDGEQVTPEASRQKLRVQLDRKNRGGKVVTLVTGFVGTENDLKELGKLLKSKCGVGGSAKDGEIIVQGDFKQKVLELLKKEGYTQTKPVG from the coding sequence ATGAAGAATAATGATTGGAAAGAACGGTTGAATGTTGTTTATTCTACCAATCCGGACTATAGTTATGAAATGGAAGATGATGGGGAACAAGTTACCCCGGAAGCTTCCAGGCAGAAGTTGCGTGTTCAGTTGGATCGCAAAAATCGAGGAGGAAAAGTAGTCACACTTGTCACAGGTTTCGTAGGTACGGAAAATGACCTGAAGGAGTTAGGTAAATTGCTGAAGTCCAAATGTGGCGTAGGCGGAAGTGCCAAAGACGGAGAAATCATCGTACAGGGAGATTTCAAACAGAAAGTGCTGGAACTACTTAAAAAAGAGGGATATACGCAGACTAAACCGGTCGGATAA
- the tsf gene encoding translation elongation factor Ts, whose translation MAVTMADITKLRKMTGAGMMDCKNALTEAEGDFDKAIEIIRKKGQAVAAKRSDREASEGCVLAKTTGNFAVIIALKCETDFVAQNADFIKLTQDVLDLAVANNCKTLDEVKALPMGNGTVQDAVTDRSGITGEKMELDGYMTVEGASTVVYNHMNRNGLCTIVAFNKEVDEQLAKEVAMQIAAMNPIAIDEDGVSEEVKQKEIEVAIEKTKAEQVQKAVEAALKKAGINPAHVDSEDHMESNMAKGWITAEDIAKAKEIIATVSVEKAAHLPEQMIQNIAKGRLAKFLKEVCLLNQENIMDSKKTVREVLAAADPELKIVDFKRFTLKAE comes from the coding sequence ATGGCTGTAACAATGGCTGATATTACCAAACTCCGTAAAATGACCGGAGCAGGTATGATGGACTGTAAGAATGCATTGACGGAAGCTGAAGGCGATTTCGACAAGGCAATAGAAATAATCCGTAAGAAGGGACAGGCTGTTGCCGCTAAGCGTTCAGACCGCGAAGCTTCTGAAGGTTGTGTTTTGGCTAAAACTACCGGTAACTTTGCCGTAATCATTGCATTGAAGTGTGAAACTGACTTCGTAGCTCAGAATGCTGATTTCATAAAATTGACTCAGGATGTTCTTGATCTTGCTGTAGCTAACAACTGCAAAACTTTGGATGAAGTGAAAGCATTGCCGATGGGTAACGGTACTGTACAGGATGCAGTGACTGACCGTAGCGGTATTACAGGCGAGAAAATGGAACTTGACGGCTACATGACTGTAGAGGGTGCAAGTACTGTTGTTTACAATCATATGAATAGAAATGGTCTCTGCACTATCGTTGCTTTCAATAAAGAAGTTGACGAGCAGTTGGCTAAGGAAGTGGCTATGCAGATTGCTGCCATGAACCCGATTGCAATTGACGAGGATGGTGTTTCTGAAGAAGTGAAGCAGAAAGAGATTGAAGTTGCTATTGAGAAGACCAAAGCAGAACAGGTACAGAAAGCTGTTGAGGCTGCTTTGAAGAAAGCAGGTATCAATCCGGCTCACGTGGACAGCGAAGACCACATGGAAAGCAATATGGCTAAAGGTTGGATTACAGCTGAAGATATAGCAAAAGCAAAAGAAATCATTGCTACTGTTTCTGTTGAAAAGGCTGCACATCTGCCTGAACAAATGATTCAGAACATCGCTAAAGGTCGTCTGGCTAAGTTCTTGAAAGAAGTTTGCTTGCTGAACCAGGAAAATATTATGGACTCTAAGAAGACTGTAAGAGAAGTGTTGGCAGCAGCTGACCCTGAATTGAAGATTGTAGATTTCAAGCGTTTCACTTTGAAAGCTGAATAA
- the rpsB gene encoding 30S ribosomal protein S2 has product MSRTNFDTLLEAGCHFGHLKRKWNPAMAPYIFMERNGIHIIDLHKTVAKVDEAAEALKQIAKSGKKVLFVATKKQAKQVVADKASAVNMPYVIERWPGGMLTNFPTIRKAVKKMATIDKLTNDGTYSNLSKREVLQISRQRAKLDKTLGSIADLTRLPSALFVIDVMKENIAVREANRLGIPVFGIVDTNSDPSNIDFVIPANDDATKSIEVILDACCAAMQEGLEERKAEKVDMEAAGEAPANKGKKKATKARLDKSDEEAINAAKAAAFLKEDEEA; this is encoded by the coding sequence ATGTCAAGAACAAATTTTGATACATTATTGGAAGCCGGTTGCCACTTTGGTCACCTCAAAAGAAAGTGGAATCCTGCAATGGCTCCTTATATTTTCATGGAACGCAATGGTATCCACATCATTGACCTCCACAAAACAGTTGCTAAAGTAGACGAAGCTGCTGAAGCTTTGAAGCAAATTGCTAAATCAGGAAAGAAAGTCCTGTTCGTTGCTACTAAAAAACAAGCTAAACAAGTGGTTGCTGACAAAGCATCTGCTGTAAATATGCCTTATGTAATCGAGCGCTGGCCGGGCGGTATGTTAACTAATTTCCCCACAATCCGCAAGGCTGTTAAGAAGATGGCTACCATCGATAAATTGACGAATGACGGTACGTATTCTAATCTGTCTAAGAGAGAAGTTCTGCAGATTTCACGTCAACGTGCTAAGTTGGACAAGACTTTGGGTTCTATTGCTGACCTGACTCGTCTGCCGTCTGCACTGTTCGTTATTGATGTTATGAAAGAAAATATTGCAGTTCGCGAAGCTAACCGTTTGGGTATACCTGTATTCGGTATCGTTGATACGAACTCTGATCCTTCTAATATCGACTTCGTAATTCCGGCTAATGACGATGCTACTAAATCAATAGAAGTAATTCTGGATGCTTGCTGCGCTGCTATGCAGGAAGGCTTGGAAGAAAGAAAAGCTGAAAAAGTAGATATGGAAGCTGCTGGTGAAGCTCCTGCCAATAAAGGCAAGAAGAAAGCTACAAAAGCAAGACTCGACAAATCTGACGAGGAAGCAATCAATGCAGCTAAAGCTGCTGCTTTCCTGAAGGAAGACGAAGAGGCTTAA
- the rpsI gene encoding 30S ribosomal protein S9, with amino-acid sequence MEVVNALGRRKSAIARIFVTEGTGKITINKRDLAEYFPSTILQYVVKQPLSKLGVAEKYDIKVNLCGGGFTGQSQALRLAIARALVKMNAEDKAALRAEGFMTRDPRSVERKKPGQPKARRRFQFSKR; translated from the coding sequence ATGGAAGTAGTAAATGCATTAGGCAGACGTAAAAGTGCAATTGCACGCATTTTCGTAACCGAAGGTACAGGAAAGATTACTATTAACAAGAGAGACCTTGCAGAGTACTTTCCATCAACTATTCTTCAGTATGTAGTTAAACAACCGCTGAGCAAGCTGGGTGTTGCTGAAAAATATGATATTAAAGTAAATCTTTGCGGTGGTGGTTTCACCGGTCAATCTCAGGCTTTGCGTCTGGCTATTGCCCGCGCATTGGTGAAGATGAATGCTGAAGACAAAGCTGCTCTTCGCGCTGAAGGCTTCATGACTCGTGACCCGCGTTCTGTTGAACGTAAGAAACCGGGACAACCGAAAGCTCGTAGAAGATTCCAGTTCAGTAAACGTTAA
- the rplM gene encoding 50S ribosomal protein L13, which translates to MDTLSYKTISANKATVTKEWVIVDATDQVLGRLGAKVAKLLRGKYKPNFTPHVDCGDNVIIINADKVKMTGNKWTDKVYLSYTGYPGGQREMTPARLQAKPNGDDRLLRKVVKGMLPKNKLGAKLLSNMYVYAGSEHKHDAQNPKSIDINLLK; encoded by the coding sequence GTGGATACTTTAAGTTACAAGACCATTTCTGCAAACAAAGCTACGGTAACCAAAGAATGGGTTATTGTTGACGCTACAGACCAAGTATTGGGTCGTCTGGGCGCAAAAGTTGCGAAACTGTTGAGAGGGAAGTATAAACCAAACTTTACTCCTCACGTAGATTGCGGTGATAATGTAATCATTATCAATGCCGACAAAGTTAAAATGACAGGTAATAAGTGGACTGACAAAGTGTATTTGTCATACACAGGTTATCCCGGTGGTCAGAGAGAAATGACTCCTGCTCGTCTGCAGGCTAAACCGAACGGTGATGACAGACTGTTGAGAAAAGTAGTAAAGGGTATGTTGCCTAAGAACAAATTGGGCGCTAAATTGCTGAGCAATATGTACGTATATGCCGGCAGTGAGCACAAACATGATGCTCAGAACCCGAAATCAATTGATATAAACTTACTTAAATAA
- a CDS encoding DUF4488 domain-containing protein, translating into MKKKYFITMLAAMLLAVTGAAAQKKASFKPADLKGIWQLCHYVSEIPDVPGALKPSNTFKVLSDDGRIVNFTLIPGKDAIITGYGTYIQLTDNSYRESIEKNIHLPMLDNKDNVLEFEMGEGGLMHLKYFISKDLNGNELNCWYHETWKRVTMPPVFPEDIVR; encoded by the coding sequence ATGAAGAAGAAGTATTTCATTACCATGTTGGCAGCGATGCTGTTGGCGGTAACAGGAGCGGCAGCGCAGAAGAAGGCGAGTTTCAAACCTGCGGATTTGAAAGGTATCTGGCAGCTGTGTCACTATGTATCCGAAATTCCGGATGTTCCCGGTGCTTTGAAGCCCAGTAACACATTCAAGGTATTGAGCGATGACGGGCGTATCGTCAATTTCACTCTTATTCCCGGCAAAGATGCCATAATCACCGGATATGGTACCTATATCCAGCTGACGGACAATAGCTATCGGGAAAGTATTGAGAAGAATATTCATCTGCCCATGCTGGATAATAAAGATAATGTCCTGGAGTTTGAGATGGGAGAAGGCGGACTTATGCATCTGAAGTATTTTATTTCTAAAGATTTGAACGGCAATGAATTGAACTGTTGGTATCATGAAACCTGGAAGCGGGTAACGATGCCGCCTGTATTCCCTGAAGATATTGTTCGTTAA
- the asnS gene encoding asparagine--tRNA ligase has translation MEKISRTKIVDVLKREDFGAMVNVKGWVRTRRGSKQVNFIALNDGSTINNVQVVVDLANFDEEMLKDITTGACLSVNGELTESVGSGQKAEIQAREIEVLGTCDNTYPLQKKGHTLEFLREIAHLRPRTNTFGAVFRIRHNMAIAIHTFFHQKGFVYFHTPIITASDCEGAGQMFQVTTKNLYDLKKDEAGSIIYDDDFFGKQASLTVSGQLEGELAATALGAIYTFGPTFRAENSNTPRHLAEFWMVEPEVAFNDITDNMDLAEEFIKFCVKWALDNCADDVKFLNDMFDKGLIERLQDVLKESFVRLPYTDGIKILEEAVAKGHKFEFPVYWGVDLASEHERYLVEEHFKRPVILTDYPKEIKAFYMKQNEDGKTVRAMDVLFPKIGEIIGGSERESDYDKLMTRIDEMHIPMKDMWWYLDTRRFGTCPHSGFGLGFERLLLFVTGMANIRDVIPFPRTPRNAEF, from the coding sequence ATGGAAAAGATTAGTAGAACAAAGATTGTTGACGTGTTGAAGCGCGAAGATTTCGGCGCTATGGTCAACGTGAAAGGCTGGGTTCGTACCCGCAGAGGTAGTAAACAAGTTAATTTTATCGCCCTGAATGACGGTTCTACAATAAATAATGTGCAGGTTGTAGTAGATTTGGCAAACTTTGATGAGGAGATGCTGAAAGATATTACCACTGGTGCCTGTCTGAGTGTGAACGGTGAATTGACGGAGTCGGTAGGTTCCGGTCAGAAGGCTGAGATTCAAGCTCGTGAGATTGAAGTGCTGGGTACTTGTGATAATACATATCCTTTGCAGAAGAAAGGTCATACGCTGGAGTTCCTGCGTGAGATTGCCCACCTGCGTCCCCGTACGAATACTTTCGGTGCAGTGTTCCGCATCCGTCATAACATGGCGATAGCTATCCATACTTTCTTTCATCAGAAAGGTTTCGTTTATTTCCATACACCTATCATCACGGCTTCTGACTGTGAAGGTGCCGGACAGATGTTCCAGGTAACGACGAAGAACCTTTATGATTTGAAGAAGGATGAAGCCGGTTCCATCATTTATGATGACGACTTCTTTGGTAAGCAAGCCAGTCTGACGGTTTCCGGACAGTTGGAAGGTGAACTTGCTGCTACGGCGCTGGGCGCTATTTATACGTTTGGTCCTACATTTCGTGCAGAAAACTCCAATACTCCACGCCATTTGGCTGAGTTCTGGATGGTGGAACCGGAAGTAGCGTTCAACGACATTACGGACAACATGGATCTGGCAGAAGAGTTTATCAAATTCTGTGTGAAGTGGGCTTTGGATAACTGTGCTGACGACGTGAAGTTCCTTAACGATATGTTTGACAAAGGCTTGATTGAACGTCTGCAAGATGTATTGAAAGAATCTTTCGTACGTTTGCCTTATACGGATGGCATCAAGATACTGGAAGAGGCTGTTGCTAAAGGTCATAAGTTCGAATTTCCGGTATACTGGGGCGTGGACTTGGCTTCTGAGCACGAACGTTATCTCGTGGAAGAACACTTCAAGCGTCCGGTTATCCTGACTGACTATCCGAAGGAAATCAAAGCGTTCTACATGAAGCAGAACGAAGATGGTAAAACGGTACGTGCAATGGACGTATTATTTCCGAAGATTGGTGAGATTATCGGTGGCTCTGAGCGTGAGTCTGATTATGACAAGTTGATGACGCGTATTGACGAAATGCATATTCCGATGAAGGATATGTGGTGGTATCTTGATACCCGCAGATTCGGTACGTGCCCTCACTCCGGTTTTGGTCTGGGTTTTGAACGCTTGCTTCTGTTTGTGACAGGTATGGCAAATATTCGTGACGTAATACCTTTCCCGCGTACGCCACGTAATGCAGAGTTCTAA
- a CDS encoding pseudouridine synthase, with amino-acid sequence MSTENENWRDDSSSEENSGNRFERENNYSRPSYNREGGDRPYRPRFNSESGERPQRAYSSDRPYRPRFNPNAEGGERPQRSYGDRPSYNREGGDRPQRPYGDRPSYNREGGDRPQRPSYGNNSGGDRPYRPRYNSGDGGDRPQRPSYGGSSYGDRPQRPRFNSGDGQRSYNNDRPYRPRYNSGDGGDRPQRPYGGSSYGGSSYGDRPQRPRFNPDGGRGGYGRPQQRRTPDYDPNAKYSRKKQIEYKEQFTDPNEPIRLNKFLANAGVCSRREADEFITAGVVSVNGVVVTELGTKIKRADEVKFHDQTVSIERKIYILLNKPKDTVTTSDDPQARRTVMDLVKGACDERIYPVGRLDRNTTGVLLLTNDGDLASKLTHPKFLKKKIYHVHTDKNVTKADMDQIAAGIQLDDGEIHADAISYTDDVRRDEVGIEIHSGKNRIVRRIFESLGYKVVKLDRVFFAGLTKKGLRRGEWRYLSEQEVNYLRMGSFE; translated from the coding sequence ATGAGTACAGAAAACGAAAATTGGCGTGACGATTCTTCCAGTGAGGAGAATTCAGGCAACAGATTTGAAAGAGAAAACAATTACAGCCGTCCGTCTTACAACCGTGAAGGTGGTGACCGACCCTATCGTCCGCGTTTTAACAGCGAGAGTGGCGAACGCCCACAGCGTGCTTACAGCAGTGATCGCCCGTATCGCCCGCGCTTTAACCCTAATGCTGAAGGTGGTGAACGTCCACAACGTTCTTATGGTGACCGTCCGTCTTACAATCGTGAGGGTGGTGATCGTCCGCAACGCCCGTATGGTGATCGTCCGTCCTATAATCGTGAAGGCGGCGATCGTCCGCAACGTCCTTCTTATGGAAACAACAGTGGTGGTGACCGTCCTTATCGTCCTCGCTATAATAGCGGTGATGGTGGTGATCGTCCGCAGCGTCCTTCTTATGGAGGCTCTTCTTATGGTGACCGTCCCCAACGCCCACGTTTCAATAGTGGTGACGGACAGCGTTCTTATAACAACGACCGTCCTTATCGTCCTCGCTATAATAGCGGTGATGGTGGTGATCGTCCACAACGTCCTTATGGTGGCTCTTCTTATGGAGGATCTTCTTATGGCGACCGCCCGCAGCGTCCACGCTTCAATCCGGATGGTGGAAGAGGCGGATATGGTCGTCCCCAACAGCGCCGTACGCCGGATTATGATCCGAATGCAAAGTACAGCCGTAAGAAACAGATAGAATATAAGGAACAGTTTACGGATCCTAATGAACCGATCCGTTTGAACAAGTTCCTGGCTAATGCAGGTGTCTGCTCTCGTCGTGAGGCGGATGAATTTATCACGGCAGGTGTGGTTTCAGTAAATGGAGTAGTGGTTACAGAGCTCGGAACTAAGATCAAACGTGCTGACGAAGTGAAGTTCCACGATCAGACGGTGAGCATTGAGCGTAAGATTTATATCTTGCTGAATAAGCCGAAAGATACTGTGACTACCTCGGATGATCCGCAGGCACGTCGTACAGTGATGGATTTGGTGAAAGGTGCTTGCGATGAGCGTATTTATCCGGTAGGTCGTCTGGACCGTAACACTACAGGTGTGCTATTGCTGACGAACGACGGTGACCTGGCTTCCAAGCTGACACATCCGAAGTTCCTGAAGAAGAAGATTTATCACGTACATACAGATAAGAATGTGACGAAAGCTGATATGGATCAGATTGCAGCCGGTATTCAGTTGGATGACGGTGAAATCCATGCAGATGCTATCAGTTATACGGATGATGTTAGACGGGATGAAGTGGGTATTGAAATCCACTCAGGTAAGAACCGTATTGTTCGTCGTATATTTGAGTCACTGGGTTACAAGGTAGTGAAACTCGACCGCGTATTTTTTGCCGGACTGACTAAGAAAGGCTTACGTCGTGGTGAATGGCGCTATTTGAGCGAACAGGAAGTAAACTACCTGCGCATGGGCTCTTTTGAGTAA